In one Plutella xylostella chromosome 20, ilPluXylo3.1, whole genome shotgun sequence genomic region, the following are encoded:
- the LOC105384676 gene encoding ubiquitin carboxyl-terminal hydrolase 33 isoform X1 codes for MDKGVSCDHLNKLADVLGAELWKSKEVLACLDCGCPGPNLWICLQPDCHHVGCSEVKNDHSTIHQRNFPSHCVHMNVSTERVWCYACEREVHIRAALSHSRSSPEAAVGGSSSRLGFDHTVAMNVSIADDDDEAEDTDYGEDDERPRGLVGLQNMGNTCYMNAALQALGHLPPLAGYFLHCAPAVALLAGDKKPGLSRAYQKLIKEMWSRKTRGYVVPSGILYGIRNVHGMFRGYQQHDTQEFLRCFLDQLHEELKEPVYDDASQDKLNTEDGDHTVTKNVHMRRRAASSGASDAPLFARMRRKSPAPSSYSERTDGYFRVHSTSESGAVPRAATRHRRSASFAGTQQASYYTHVANGEKEHSRVDIGSESSLSCSSDAEERYETCSSASDSQLPPTKELPGCGGDGGGARYRSVVSDVFDGKLLSSVQCLICNRVSTRVETFQDLSLPIPSREHLSVLRAQQHALATQMTAPEHDSWLWWVLGWLRSWFYGPVVSLQDCLAAFFSADELKGDNMYSCSRCSKLRNGVKISRLVRLPEVVCIHLKRFRHELAYSSKLAAAVTFPTTSLDLAPYRHPQCTSKITRYSLAAVICHSGTAGGGHYTCAALNDNQWYSFDDASVSRVTHAQLAAHEAYVLFYRKLNPEMEAIRRKVAEIIESTPVDPNEVRYYISKQWIVKFNTWAEPGPIDNSDFVCPHGAVRPERARRVDALAAQLAAPAWRLLYRTFGGGPACTRIVECGHCARAAERLRARRGGELAAFYDLHAIFQEQERPRSVYAISMHWFRQWQAFVRSKTREPPPPVDNNGIVTKQETDGVTTFVLKQGSDHAQLSEELWRFFTEIYGGGPEVRLSGPSPAPADPAPAPRPQAHRPIRKQSESDKEEYCAKSTSETNINDMAQKNKSLQNIFNRRGRKQTESDDDVSYRQVQYKRHEPNGNYQDSDEEMDVSVSPQQNHTNTIRMENGVDSSDHDANDNPVHHNKKANSNDVELPNLDSISLKAKPKSGKYRRSKRRTVK; via the exons ATGGATAAAGGTGTTTCATGTGATCATTTGAACAAGCTTGCTGATGTTCTCGGAGCAGAGCTGTGGAAGTCGAAGGAG GTGCTGGCATGTCTGGACTGCGGGTGTCCGGGCCCCAACCTGTGGATATGTTTGCAGCCGGACTGCCACCATGTGGGGTGCTCCGAGGTCAAGAACGACCACAGCACCATACATCAGAGG AACTTTCCTTCCCACTGCGTGCACATGAACGTATCGACGGAGCGGGTGTGGTGCTACGCGTGCGAGCGAGAGGTGCATATACGCGCCGCGCTCTCTCACTCACGG TCAAGCCCCGAGGCGGCGGTGGGCGGGTCGAGCTCGCGGCTCGGGTTCGACCACACCGTGGCCATGAACGTGTCcatagctgatgatgatgacgaggCTGAGGACACGGATTATGGGGAGGATGACGAGCGGCCGAGAG GGCTGGTGGGTCTCCAGAACATGGGCAACACGTGCTACATGAACGCGGCGCTACAAGCGCTCGGGCACCTGCCGCCGCTCGCCGGGTACTTCCTGCACTGCGCGCCCGCCGTGGCTTTGTTAGCTGGGGACAAGAAACCTGGGCTTAGTCG agCATaccaaaaattaataaaagaaatGTGGAGTAGAAAAACTAGAGGCTACGTAGTACCCAGCGGAATTTTATACGGAATTAGAAAT GTGCACGGCATGTTCCGCGGCTACCAGCAGCACGACACGCAGGAGTTCCTGCGCTGCTTCCTGGACCAGCTGCACGAGGAGCTCAAGGAGCCG GTATACGACGACGCGTCACAAGACAAACTGAACACAGAAGATGGAGACCACACAGTAACCAAGAACGTACACATGAGGAGAAGAGCCGCTTCGTCCGGAG CGAGCGATGCGCCTCTATTCGCGCGCATGCGGCGGAAGTCCCCCGCGCCCTCCAGCTACAGCGAACGGACCGACGGGTATTTTAG GGTCCACTCTACCTCGGAGAGCGGCGCGGTCCCGCGCGCGGCGACGCGGCACCGGCGCTCCGCCAGCTTCGCGGGCACTCAGCAGGCTTCATACTATACACATGTGGCTAATGGGGAGAAAG AGCACAGTCGGGTCGACATCGGCTCGGAGTCCTCTCTCTCGTGCTCGTCCGACGCTGAAGAGAGATACGAGACCTGCTCCAGCGCCAGCGACTCGCAGCTGCCGCCCAC TAAAGAGCTGCCGGGctgcggcggcgacggcggcggcgcgcgctacCGCAGCGTCGTGTCCGACGTGTTCGACGGGAAACTGCTGTCGTCCGTGCAGTGTCTTATATGTAATCGG GTATCAACTCGAGTGGAGACGTTCCAAGACCTGTCGCTGCCGATCCCGTCGCGCGAGCACCTGTCCGTGCTGCGGGCGCAGCAACACGCGCTCGCCACGCAGATGACCGCTCCTGAACACGACTCATGG CTATGGTGGGTGCTGGGCTGGCTGCGCTCGTGGTTCTACGGGCCGGTGGTGTCGCTGCAGGACTGTCTCGCCGCCTTCTTCAGCGCTGACGAGCTTAAAGGGGataatatgtatag TTGTTCCCGCTGCAGCAAACTCCGCAACGGCGTCAAGATCTCGCGCCTCGTCCGGCTGCCCGAGGTCGTCTGTATCCACCTGAAGAGGTTCCGTCACGAATTGGCGTACAGCTCTAAACTAGCCGCCGCGGTCACTTTCCCGACGACATCGCTAGATCTGGCGCCTTATAGACATCCAC AGTGCACGTCCAAGATAACCCGCTATTCCCTAGCCGCAGTGATCTGCCACTCGGGAACAGCCGGCGGCGGCCACTACACCTGCGCTGCGCTAAATGACAACCAGTGGTACAGCTTCGACGACGCGAGTGTGTCGCGAGTGACTCACGCGCAACTCGCCGCTCATGAGGCTTATGTGCTGTTTTATAG AAAGTTGAATCCTGAAATGGAGGCGATAAGGCGAAAAGTGGCGGAAATAATAGAATCAACACCCGTCGATCCCAACGAAGTTAGATATTACATTTCCAAACAGTGGATTGTCAA ATTCAACACCTGGGCGGAACCGGGCCCCATAGACAACAGCGACTTCGTGTGCCCCCACGGCGCCGTGCGGCCCGAGCGGGCCCGCCGCGTGGACGCACTGGCCGCCCAGCTCGCCGCGCCCGCCTGGCGCCTGTTGTACCGCAC TTTCGGCGGCGGCCCCGCGTGTACGCGCATAGTGGAGTGCGGGCActgcgcgcgcgcggcggagcggctgcgggcgcggcgggggggAGAGCTCGCCGCCTTCTACGATCTACATGCTATATTCCAG GAGCAAGAGCGCCCGCGCTCCGTGTACGCGATCAGCATGCACTGGTTCCGGCAGTGGCAGGCCTTCGTGAGGAGCAAGACGcgcgagccgccgccgcccgtcgATAACAACGGGATTGTCACTAAACAG GAGACCGACGGCGTGACAACCTTCGTCCTGAAACAAGGCTCCGACCACGCGCAGCTCAGCGAAGAACTGTGGAGGTTCTTCACAGAGATCTACGGAGGCGGGCCCGAGGTGCGCCTATCAGGGCCGTCGCCCGCCCCGGCCgaccccgcccccgcgccccgcccacAGGCCCACCGACCAATCAGGAAGCAGTCCGAGTCGGACAAAGAGGAATACTGCGCGAAGTCCACTTCAGAGACAAATATAAATGATATGGCGCAAAAGAACAAATCACTGCAGAATATTTTCAATAGACGCGGCAGAAAACAAACGGAGTCGGATGATGATGTAAGTTACAGACAAGTGCAGTATAAGAGGCATGAACCTAATGGCAACTATCAGGATTCTGATGAGGAGATGGATGTGAGTGTGAGCCCTCAGCAGAATCATACTAATACTATTAGAATGGAGAATGGCGTCGACAGCTCCGATCATGATGCCAATGATAATCCTGTCCATCATAACAAAAAGGCCAATTCTAACGACGTGGAACTGCCAAACTTAGACAGCATATCGCTAAAAGCCAAGCCGAAGTCCGGCAAATATCGAAGGTCCAAACGGCGGACGGTTAAATGA
- the LOC105384676 gene encoding ubiquitin carboxyl-terminal hydrolase 33 isoform X2: protein MDKGVSCDHLNKLADVLGAELWKSKEVLACLDCGCPGPNLWICLQPDCHHVGCSEVKNDHSTIHQRNFPSHCVHMNVSTERVWCYACEREVHIRAALSHSRSSPEAAVGGSSSRLGFDHTVAMNVSIADDDDEAEDTDYGEDDERPRGLVGLQNMGNTCYMNAALQALGHLPPLAGYFLHCAPAVALLAGDKKPGLSRAYQKLIKEMWSRKTRGYVVPSGILYGIRNVHGMFRGYQQHDTQEFLRCFLDQLHEELKEPVYDDASQDKLNTEDGDHTVTKNVHMRRRAASSGASDAPLFARMRRKSPAPSSYSERTDGYFRVHSTSESGAVPRAATRHRRSASFAGTQQASYYTHVANGEKEHSRVDIGSESSLSCSSDAEERYETCSSASDSQLPPTKELPGCGGDGGGARYRSVVSDVFDGKLLSSVQCLICNRVSTRVETFQDLSLPIPSREHLSVLRAQQHALATQMTAPEHDSWLWWVLGWLRSWFYGPVVSLQDCLAAFFSADELKGDNMYSCSRCSKLRNGVKISRLVRLPEVVCIHLKRFRHELAYSSKLAAAVTFPTTSLDLAPYRHPQCTSKITRYSLAAVICHSGTAGGGHYTCAALNDNQWYSFDDASVSRVTHAQLAAHEAYVLFYRKLNPEMEAIRRKVAEIIESTPVDPNEVRYYISKQWIVKFNTWAEPGPIDNSDFVCPHGAVRPERARRVDALAAQLAAPAWRLLYRTFGGGPACTRIVECGHCARAAERLRARRGGELAAFYDLHAIFQEQERPRSVYAISMHWFRQWQAFVRSKTREPPPPVDNNGIVTKQETDGVTTFVLKQGSDHAQLSEELWRFFTEIYGGGPEVRLSGPSPAPADPAPAPRPQAHRPIRKQSESDKEEYCAKSTSETNINDMAQKNKSLQNIFNRRGRKQTESDDDVSYRQVQYKRHEPNGNYQDSDEEMDVSVSPQQNHTNTIRMENGVDSSDHDANDNPVHHNKKANSNDVELPNLDSISLKAKPKSGKYRRSKRRTVK, encoded by the exons ATGGATAAAGGTGTTTCATGTGATCATTTGAACAAGCTTGCTGATGTTCTCGGAGCAGAGCTGTGGAAGTCGAAGGAG GTGCTGGCATGTCTGGACTGCGGGTGTCCGGGCCCCAACCTGTGGATATGTTTGCAGCCGGACTGCCACCATGTGGGGTGCTCCGAGGTCAAGAACGACCACAGCACCATACATCAGAGG AACTTTCCTTCCCACTGCGTGCACATGAACGTATCGACGGAGCGGGTGTGGTGCTACGCGTGCGAGCGAGAGGTGCATATACGCGCCGCGCTCTCTCACTCACGG TCAAGCCCCGAGGCGGCGGTGGGCGGGTCGAGCTCGCGGCTCGGGTTCGACCACACCGTGGCCATGAACGTGTCcatagctgatgatgatgacgaggCTGAGGACACGGATTATGGGGAGGATGACGAGCGGCCGAGAG GGCTGGTGGGTCTCCAGAACATGGGCAACACGTGCTACATGAACGCGGCGCTACAAGCGCTCGGGCACCTGCCGCCGCTCGCCGGGTACTTCCTGCACTGCGCGCCCGCCGTGGCTTTGTTAGCTGGGGACAAGAAACCTGGGCTTAGTCG agCATaccaaaaattaataaaagaaatGTGGAGTAGAAAAACTAGAGGCTACGTAGTACCCAGCGGAATTTTATACGGAATTAGAAAT GTGCACGGCATGTTCCGCGGCTACCAGCAGCACGACACGCAGGAGTTCCTGCGCTGCTTCCTGGACCAGCTGCACGAGGAGCTCAAGGAGCCG GTATACGACGACGCGTCACAAGACAAACTGAACACAGAAGATGGAGACCACACAGTAACCAAGAACGTACACATGAGGAGAAGAGCCGCTTCGTCCGGAG CGAGCGATGCGCCTCTATTCGCGCGCATGCGGCGGAAGTCCCCCGCGCCCTCCAGCTACAGCGAACGGACCGACGGGTATTTTAG GGTCCACTCTACCTCGGAGAGCGGCGCGGTCCCGCGCGCGGCGACGCGGCACCGGCGCTCCGCCAGCTTCGCGGGCACTCAGCAGGCTTCATACTATACACATGTGGCTAATGGGGAGAAAG AGCACAGTCGGGTCGACATCGGCTCGGAGTCCTCTCTCTCGTGCTCGTCCGACGCTGAAGAGAGATACGAGACCTGCTCCAGCGCCAGCGACTCGCAGCTGCCGCCCAC TAAAGAGCTGCCGGGctgcggcggcgacggcggcggcgcgcgctacCGCAGCGTCGTGTCCGACGTGTTCGACGGGAAACTGCTGTCGTCCGTGCAGTGTCTTATATGTAATCGG GTATCAACTCGAGTGGAGACGTTCCAAGACCTGTCGCTGCCGATCCCGTCGCGCGAGCACCTGTCCGTGCTGCGGGCGCAGCAACACGCGCTCGCCACGCAG ATGACCGCGCCCGAGCACGACTCCTGG CTATGGTGGGTGCTGGGCTGGCTGCGCTCGTGGTTCTACGGGCCGGTGGTGTCGCTGCAGGACTGTCTCGCCGCCTTCTTCAGCGCTGACGAGCTTAAAGGGGataatatgtatag TTGTTCCCGCTGCAGCAAACTCCGCAACGGCGTCAAGATCTCGCGCCTCGTCCGGCTGCCCGAGGTCGTCTGTATCCACCTGAAGAGGTTCCGTCACGAATTGGCGTACAGCTCTAAACTAGCCGCCGCGGTCACTTTCCCGACGACATCGCTAGATCTGGCGCCTTATAGACATCCAC AGTGCACGTCCAAGATAACCCGCTATTCCCTAGCCGCAGTGATCTGCCACTCGGGAACAGCCGGCGGCGGCCACTACACCTGCGCTGCGCTAAATGACAACCAGTGGTACAGCTTCGACGACGCGAGTGTGTCGCGAGTGACTCACGCGCAACTCGCCGCTCATGAGGCTTATGTGCTGTTTTATAG AAAGTTGAATCCTGAAATGGAGGCGATAAGGCGAAAAGTGGCGGAAATAATAGAATCAACACCCGTCGATCCCAACGAAGTTAGATATTACATTTCCAAACAGTGGATTGTCAA ATTCAACACCTGGGCGGAACCGGGCCCCATAGACAACAGCGACTTCGTGTGCCCCCACGGCGCCGTGCGGCCCGAGCGGGCCCGCCGCGTGGACGCACTGGCCGCCCAGCTCGCCGCGCCCGCCTGGCGCCTGTTGTACCGCAC TTTCGGCGGCGGCCCCGCGTGTACGCGCATAGTGGAGTGCGGGCActgcgcgcgcgcggcggagcggctgcgggcgcggcgggggggAGAGCTCGCCGCCTTCTACGATCTACATGCTATATTCCAG GAGCAAGAGCGCCCGCGCTCCGTGTACGCGATCAGCATGCACTGGTTCCGGCAGTGGCAGGCCTTCGTGAGGAGCAAGACGcgcgagccgccgccgcccgtcgATAACAACGGGATTGTCACTAAACAG GAGACCGACGGCGTGACAACCTTCGTCCTGAAACAAGGCTCCGACCACGCGCAGCTCAGCGAAGAACTGTGGAGGTTCTTCACAGAGATCTACGGAGGCGGGCCCGAGGTGCGCCTATCAGGGCCGTCGCCCGCCCCGGCCgaccccgcccccgcgccccgcccacAGGCCCACCGACCAATCAGGAAGCAGTCCGAGTCGGACAAAGAGGAATACTGCGCGAAGTCCACTTCAGAGACAAATATAAATGATATGGCGCAAAAGAACAAATCACTGCAGAATATTTTCAATAGACGCGGCAGAAAACAAACGGAGTCGGATGATGATGTAAGTTACAGACAAGTGCAGTATAAGAGGCATGAACCTAATGGCAACTATCAGGATTCTGATGAGGAGATGGATGTGAGTGTGAGCCCTCAGCAGAATCATACTAATACTATTAGAATGGAGAATGGCGTCGACAGCTCCGATCATGATGCCAATGATAATCCTGTCCATCATAACAAAAAGGCCAATTCTAACGACGTGGAACTGCCAAACTTAGACAGCATATCGCTAAAAGCCAAGCCGAAGTCCGGCAAATATCGAAGGTCCAAACGGCGGACGGTTAAATGA
- the LOC105384641 gene encoding BLOC-1-related complex subunit 7 codes for MTSASSSSARSLFAESKQRLAERVQVNMNNIASLARQIQRGSKSHELLSKAARDTAAMENLMQSSEENLKKMQLISVHMGYQYENIQKSVQMLTEISEQIEAMQR; via the exons ATGACTTCAGCATCATCCAGCAGTGCTCGCTCTCTGTTCGCGGAGTCCAAGCAGCGTCTGGCGGAGCGCGTGCAGGTCAACATGAACAACATCGCGTCCCTCGCGCGGCAGATACAGCGGGGGTCCAAGTCTCATGAG TTACTATCAAAAGCGGCCCGAGACACGGCAGCCATGGAGAACCTCATGCAGAGCAGTGAAGAAAACCTGAAGAAGATGCAGCTAATATCCGTCCACATGGGGTACCAGTACGAGAACATACAGAAGTCTGTTCAGATGCTGACAGAGATCAGCGAACAGATTGAAGCTATGCAAAGATGA
- the LOC119691644 gene encoding oocyte zinc finger protein XlCOF28 produces the protein MSSPPANPSEVEEGGAAAAEEPSGQQAPAAPKTFIAPPASQLPSKLQYVAVGAPGPSGIKQCFRTVKAARRVPTLPPRAAPAPAPAPRRARRDRNKRHACTTCDKRFSSPGKLSQHVLAHTGELPFSCDLCEKKFNSKFKLVRHSLIHSEARAFACTVCGKTFNRKDHLTNHVRVHNPVKKLFSCDRPDCRKSYTSLLSYRKHAALHSAEEGNLQCEICDDTFSTRQEIVYHLKVHTGSRTVKNEMDKKFTCDFCQRRFFTAKDVRRHLVVHTGRRDFLCPYCPQKFGRKDHLVRHVKNAHPEESWRSAAVGTSSEPALPDPTPEETFPDPFSIESSFEMWKPGQGEESEAGRTRVPSSEIIVEMPEEHDIKDEPLEVKLEDSIEIKIEEPASPACELLRVDFPVVYIPQYPPAASDLPFMTAAPLVESLESHILDPGLLLDPGEGPSGLSSQILRDLLEGEYGAEEARGEGREGRAPQRLPAFTQAFHTAQSPKPPPPPPPPH, from the coding sequence ATGTCCAGCCCGCCAGCCAACCCTAGCGAAGTGGAGGAGGGCGGCGCTGCGGCCGCGGAGGAGCCCAGCGGGCAGCaggcgcccgccgcgccgaaGACGTTCATAGCGCCGCCCGCGAGCCAGCTGCCCAGCAAGCTGCAGTACGTGGCGGTGGGCGCGCCGGGGCCCAGCGGCATCAAGCAGTGCTTCCGCACGGTgaaggcggcgcggcgcgtgcCCACACtgcccccgcgcgccgcccccgcccccgcgcccgccccgcgccgcgcccgccgcgacCGCAACAAGCGTCACGCCTGCACCACCTGCGACAAGCGCTTCTCCAGCCCCGGCAAGCTCAGCCAGCATGTCCTCGCACACACCGGTGAGCTCCCTTTCTCTTGCGATCTATGCGAAAAGAAATTCAACTCCAAATTCAAACTTGTCCGACATAGCCTAATCCATAGTGAAGCCCGCGCCTTTGCTTGCACAGTCTGTGGGAAGACATTCAATAGGAAAGATCATCTCACAAACCATGTACGAGTACACAATCCAGTCAAAAAGCTATTCTCTTGCGACCGACCAGACTGCAGGAAGTCGTACACGTCTCTGCTCAGCTACCGCAAGCACGCCGCCCTGCACTCTGCAGAGGAAGGCAACTTGCAGTGTGAAATATGTGATGATACATTTAGTACCCGCCAAGAGATAGTTTATCACCTCAAAGTCCACACTGGTAGTAGAACAGTTAAGAATGAAATGGATAAGAAGTTCACATGTGATTTCTGCCAGAGACGGTTCTTCACAGCCAAGGATGTGCGGCGGCACCTTGTTGTACACACGGGGAGAAGAGATTTTTTATGCCCTTATTGCCCTCAAAAATTTGGGCGCAAAGATCATTTAGTAAGGCATGTTAAAAATGCACACCCTGAGGAGTCATGGAGATCAGCAGCAGTTGGAACATCTAGCGAGCCTGCACTTCCTGACCCAACCCCTGAAGAAACCTTTCCTGATCCCTTTTCTATTGAATCATCTTTTGAGATGTGGAAGCCAGGTCAAGGTGAAGAATCAGAAGCGGGTCGCACTAGAGTTCCTTCATCTGAAATCATAGTAGAGATGCCAGAAGAGCATGACATCAAAGATGAACCTTTAGAAGTTAAACTGGAGGACTCCATAGAGATAAAGATTGAAGAGCCAGCATCACCAGCCTGTGAGTTATTGCGTGTGGATTTCCCAGTAGTGTATATACCTCAGTACCCGCCGGCTGCGAGTGACTTGCCGTTTATGACAGCAGCACCGCTGGTGGAGTCCCTAGAGAGTCACATATTGGATCCCGGGCTACTGCTGGATCCCGGGGAGGGCCCGTCGGGGCTGTCGAGCCAGATCCTGCGCGATCTGCTGGAGGGGGAGTACGGGGCGGAGGAGGCGCGGGGCGAGGGGCGGGAGGGGCGCGCGCCGCAGCGGCTGCCGGCGTTCACGCAGGCCTTCCACACGGCGCAGAGCCCcaagccgccgccgccgccgcccccgccgcacTAG